One part of the Vanessa cardui chromosome 2, ilVanCard2.1, whole genome shotgun sequence genome encodes these proteins:
- the LOC124539052 gene encoding uncharacterized protein LOC124539052 yields MEFFGISLYGAQNYIKDMIKDDYVEPLKEEDVRGLMEKVIQNSTMPKKIQRPDMDKIRLIDCYIGRVNGFAYGSSQRFIKMKRKGVIKPVGPADMYRLPITTSVEYGWWQHDPEINNASWHITHPRRPQPSSPYTLILDVVRKNNKYATLF; encoded by the exons ATGGAATTTTTTGGTATTTCATTATATGgtgcacaaaattatattaaagatatgatAAAAGATGATTATGTTGAACCTTTAAAGGAAGAAGATGTTCGAGGTTTAATGGAAAAAGTAATACAGAATTCTACAATGcctaaaaag ATACAGAGACCAGATATGGATAAAATACGGCTAATTGATTGTTACATAGGCAGAGTCAATGGTTTTGCTTACGGCTCATCacaaagatttattaaaatgaaacgtaAAGGCGTTATAAAGCCAGTAGGCCCGGCAGATATGTACAGATTACCAATTACTACATCAGTTGAATATGGTTGGTGGCAGCATGATCCTGAAATCAATAATGCTTCTTGGCATATAACTCATCCAAGACGACCTCAACCTTCATCTCCCTATACACTTATACTTGATGTTGttagaaaaaataacaaatacgctacattattttaa
- the LOC124539042 gene encoding 60S ribosomal protein L10a — protein MSKVSRDTLYECVNAVLQSSKDKKRNFLETVELQIGLKNYDPQKDKRFSGTVKLKYIPRPKMQVCVLGDQQHCDEAKTLTVPCMDAEALKKLNKNKKLVKKLAKKYDAFLASESLIKQIPRLLGPGLNKAGKFPGLLSHQESMTQKIDEVKATIKFQMKKVLCLSVAVGHVDMTPDELAQNVHLSINFLVSLLKKHWQNVRSLHMKSTMGPPQRLY, from the exons AT GTCGAAGGTATCGCGTGATACGCTTTACGAGTGCGTCAATGCCGTGCTGCAATCATCAAAAGATAAGAAGCGTAACTTCTTGGAGACTGTAGAACTCCAAATTGGTCTGAAGAACTATGACCCCCAGAAGGACAAGCGTTTCTCCGGCACCGTCAA GCTAAAGTACATTCCCAGGCCTAAGATGCAAGTATGCGTTCTTGGTGACCAGCAACATTGTGACGAAGCCAAAACCCTCACTGTACCTTGCATGGACGCCGAGGCACTTAAAAAGTTAAACAAGAACAAGAAGCTTGTCAAGAAACTAGCAAAGAA ATATGATGCTTTCCTTGCATCCGAATCACTCATCAAACAGATCCCACGTCTATTGGGTCCTGGTCTGAACAAGGCCGGCAAGTTCCCTGGTCTTCTTTCTCACCAGGAGTCCATGACCCAAAAAATTGATGAGGTCAAAGCTACAATCAAATTCCAAATGAagaag GTACTTTGCCTCTCTGTGGCTGTCGGCCATGTAGACATGACACCCGATGAACTTGCACAGAATGTGCATCTTTCGATCAACTTCCTCGTGTCCCTTCTGAAGAAGCACTGGCAGAATGTGCGGTCACTTCACATGAAGTCTACAATGGGTCCACCTCAGAGATTGTACTaa